The genome window CCGCCGAATAGAGAGTGAAAGGCGTTCCTGCACTCCTCCATGGCGAATGCCAGGTCGCCTCCTATATTTGCGCATCCTTTGGGTAGTCTGTTCACACGCCCTCGCTCCTTTCCAACCCTGTTCGCTTTAACCAAATGACATGCTAGCATAGTGTTTCGGCCCTCGGCATGATATCATTCTATTGCGCACGTGTAAAGGTCTCTCGACAGAAGGACGGGAGAGATATACACTTTGTGCGGGAGGCTGTTGCATGGCTAAGAGAGAGGCTGCAAGGTACTTCTGTTCCGTGTGCGGCGCGTCCTCCGCCTCCTGGGCGGGGCGATGCCCTTCGTGCGGAGAGTGGGGTACGCTGGAGAAAGGAGTCGCCGAGGCGTCCGACGGCTCGCGCGCTGCAGGGAGCGTTGTCGCCAGGCGAATCAGGGCGACTGACGCTGTCCCTCGGTCGCGTGTCTCGTCGGGCTTCGACGACTTGGACCGGGTGCTTGGCGGCGGCTTCGTCCCCGGGGGGGTCTACCTCCTGGGGGGGCAGCCCGGCATAGGAAAATCGACCCTGCTTCTGCAGACCTGCGGAAAGATGACCGAGCGGGGCGCCCCTGCGCTCTACATCTCCGGGGAGGAGTCCGAGGCGCAGATAGCGATGCGCGCCAAGCGCCTGGAGGTACTATCGGACGACCTCATCCTGGTCTGCACCGGCGGTATTGCCGGCGCTCTCGAGGCTCTGCCGGGAATGAGCTTCATGGTGGTCGACAGTGTGCAGGCCATGAGCGTGGAGGGGGAGAGCGGCTGGCCGGGGAGCCCCGCGCAGGTGCGAGCCGTGGCGCAGATGTGCATATCCGCGGCGAAAGACCTCGGGATCCCGGCCGTGCTGGTTGGCCACATCACGAAGGAGGGGCGCATAGCGGGCCCCATGCTGCTTGAGCACATGGTGGACGCGGTGCTCTCCTTCTCGGGGGAGGACTACTCCCCCTACAGGATGCTGCGGGCGGTGAAGAACAGGTATGGCAGCACGGAGGAGCTCGGCGTATTCGAGATGAGCGAATCGGGGCTCGCCCCCGTGCAGGACGTGAGCGGGCTCTACTGGAACAGGTCGCCCGAGACCGTCCCCGGAGTTGCGATGACCGTCGCGGTGGAGGGTAGCCTTCCGCTGATCGCGGAGATCCAGTCCTTGGCCGTTGCCACTGCCTTTCCGTATCCCAAGCGCACGGGAAGAGGTGTGGACGTCAACAAGATGCAGCTCTTCTCGGCCGTTTTGGAGAAGCGCTGCGGGGTGGGCTGTTCCCTGTTCGACATATACGTCAACATAGCCGGGGGGCTTCAGCTGAGGGAGCCGGCGGCCGACCTCGCGATCTGTGCGGCGCTGGCATCTTCGGTCCGCGACGAGCCCCTTCCCGCCGACTGCGTCTTTTTAGGAGAAGTTGGACTGGCGGGAGAGGTTCGCCCGGTGGTCAGGCTGGGCCGCAGGCTGCAGGAGGCGGCCAGGCTCGGCTTCAAAAAAGCGGTGATAAGCTCTCGCGAGAGGGAGTCGGGGAGGAAGCCTCCCCTCGAGACGATCCGTGCCTCTACCCTCAAAGAGGCTCTTAAGGCGGTGATTGGATGAGAAAGTATTTCATGCTGGTCGTGCTCCTGCTGCTCGCCTCGGGGCTCGGCGCCTCGCCCGCCCTTTCGGGGGAGAGGGGAGCGGTGTTCACCGCGCCGCTTGAGGGCACGGTCGGAGTGTCGATGGAGGTCTTCGCCGCCGGGGTTTTGGCGCGTGCGGCGGAAGAGGGGGCCGGACTGTTGGTCTTCACCATGGATACGCCGGGTGGCTTGGTAAGCTCGATGAGGGCCATGACCGCGGCGATACTCGACTCCCCCGTCCCTGTGGTTGTCTGGGTGTCCCCGGAGGGTGCGAGGGCGGCGTCGGCGGGCGCCTTCATTCTTCAGGCGGCGCACATCGCGGCGATGGCCCCCGGCACCAACGTCGGGGCGGCCCAACCGGTCATGGCCTCGGGTCAGGACGCCCCCGAGGAGGACATGAAGAAGAAGATAACCAACGATCTTGCCGCGCACATGAGGTCCCTCTCCCAGCTCAGAAGGCGAAACCCGGACCTGGCCGAGCGCATGGTCACGAACAGCGTCTCTCTCACGGCGGAGGAGGCGTTGGCCGGAGGACTGACCGACCTCGTCGCGCCTAGCCTGGAGTCGCTGCTTACCGCGGTGAACGGCAGGAGCGTGCTGATGAAGGGGGAGGAGAGGGTTGTGTCGTTCGACCCGTCCCTCGTAGTGGAGCTCTCCATGTCCCCCCGCGAGAGGGTGCTTCAGTTTATCTCCAGCCCGGACATAGCCTACATGCTGCTGTCGGCCGGTATCCTGATGATAGTGCTGGAGGTGCTGTCGCCGGGTGGCTTCGTGCTTGGTACGGCAGGTGCCGTGATGGTCCTTTTGGGCGCTTTCGGCCTCAGGATGCTGCCCTTCAACTGGGCGGGAGTTGTGCTCCTGGTCGCGGGCATCGGAGTGCTCGTACTGGACCTGATGGTCGGAGGCATGGGCGTCCTAAGCCTGTTCGGACTGGCGTCGCTGGTCACGGGCGGGCTGATCCTGTTCAGAGCACCGGGAGGTGAGCTGTTGAACGTGTCGATGAGCGTAATTGGCGGCATGAGCCTCGCCTTCGGTATCTTCTTCATAGGGGCGCTCTTCCTCGTGGTTCGCTCGCACGGGAGGAGGCCGGTCTCAGGTGTGGAGGGAATGATAGGCAGGAGGGCGGTCGTTGTGGAGGAGCTTGACCCCGACGGGATGGTCAGCTGCCATGGAGAGATGTGGAGGGCGAGGGGCGTCGGAGGCGCTGTCTTCGCAAGGGGAGAGGAAGTAGTCGTGTCGGATATGGAAGGGTTCACGCTGCTGGTTCGTGATTCCGCCCGGGAAGGAACGCCAGAAGCGTATATCGAGTCTGTCAAGGAGGTTTGATCGACATGTTTGACCTTTTGGATCTGCTGTTCAGCCTGGGGACGTCGTTCGGGTTTCTGCTTATCCTGGTTTTCCTCCTTACGTCCGCGATCAAGATCGTCCCCGAGTATCAGCGACTGGTGGTCTTCAGGCTCGGGCGCCTGGTCGGCGCCAAGGGGCCGGGAATGGTGCTGGTGATACCCGTCATCGACAGGATCGTCAGGGTGGACATGCGCGTTGTCACTCTGGACGTGCCGGTGCAGGAGGTAATAACCAGGGACAACGTGCCGATAAAGGTGAACGCAGTGGTCTACTTCCGCGTGATGGACCCGTCCTTCTCGGTCGTCGAGGTGGAGAACCACGTCCTCGCCACCAGCCTCCTGTCGCAGACGACTCTGCGCTCGGTCATAGGCTCGGTGGACCTGGACGAGGTTCTGTCGTCGAGGGAGAAGATCAACAGCGAGCTTCAGAAGATAATCGACGAGAGGACCGACTCGTGGGGGATCAAGGTCAGCGCGGTCGAGCTGAAGGAGCTTGAGCTGCCCGAGAGCATGAAGCGCGCGATGGCCAAGCAGGCGGAGGCCGAACGCGAACGCCGGGCGAAGATAATAAACGCCGAGGGAGAGCTCCAGGCCGCGGAGAAGCTGAGCGAGGCGGCCACGCAGATGGAGAGGTCGCCGATAACGCTGCAGCTTCGCTACCTGCAGACGATGCGGGAGGTGAGCGTGGCGGACAAGGCGACCACAACAATCTTCCCGCTGCCGCTGGACCTGGTGAGGCCCTTTATTGACCTCTTTGCCGGCCGGGAGAAGAAAGACTGATACAAGTAATAATCGCAGGATTCGAGGAGGAAGGTACATGGGCTACGATTTTCGATCCATCGAGCTGAAATGGCAGAAGAAGTGGGAGGGCGAGGGCACATTCAACGCGGACGCCGATCCGGGACGGGAGAAGTTCTACTGTCTGGAGATGTTCCCCTACCCGAGCGGCGCGCTCCACATGGGGCACCTTCGGAACTACTCGATAGGGGACATGCTTACGCGTTTCTTGTGGAAACGCGGCCTGAACGTGCTTCACCCCATCGGCTTCGACGCCTTCGGCATGCCTGCCGAAAATGCGGCCATAAAGAGCAAGACCCCCGCGCACAAGTGGACGTGGGACAATATCGAATACATGACCGAGCAGCTCAAGAGGATGGGGTGCAGCTACGACTGGCGGCGCAGGATCGAGACTTGCAACCCTGACTACTACAGGTGGACCCAGTGGATCTTCCTCCAGTTTCTGAAGAAAGGACTGGCCTACAGGAGGAATGCCCCCGTCAACTGGTGCGAGAGCTGCGGTACAGTACTGGCCAACGAGCAGGTGATAAACGACGGTCGGTGCTGGAGGTGTGACTCGCTGGTCGAGAAGCGGAACCTAGAGCAGTGGTTCCTCAAGATAACAGATTACGCTCTGGAGCTCCTGGACGACCTCGACAACCTGCCCGGCTGGCCGGAGAAGGTCAAGACAATGCAGCGCAACTGGATAGGCCGGTCGGAGGGGGCCCGTCTCTCCTTCACCGAGAGGACGACAGGAACCGTGATCGAGACCTTCACCACTCGCTTCGACACGATCTTCGGCGTGACCTTCCTCGCTCTCGCGCCGGAGCACCCGTTCGTCGAGAGGATGTGCGAGGTCTCCCCCAAGGCGGATGAGATCAGGGCGTTCGTCCGGAGCTGCGCCGCCCAGAGCGCGATAGAGAGGATGGCGGTCGGGGGAGAGAAGGAGGGGCTCTTCACCGGCTTCAATGCGGTCAACCCGGCGACCGGCGAGGAGGTCCCGATCCTGATCGCAAACTACATCCTGATGGACTACGGTACCGGGGCAATAATGGGCGTGCCTGCGCATGACCAGAGGGACTTCGAGTTTGCGCGAAAGTATGGCATCCCGGTGAAGGTCGTGATACAGCCTTTGGACGAGACTCTCGACGGGGATTCGATGGAGGTCGCCTTCGAGGACGACGGCCTGACCTGCAACTCCGGGGAGTTCGACGGCATGCCCACCGCAGAGGCGATCCCCGCCATGATTGACTGGGGTGTGGAGCACGGTTATTGCGAGAAAGAGGTGAACTTCCGACTTCGCGACTGGCTGATATCGCGCCAGAGGTACTGGGGTGCGCCCATCCCGGTCGTCCACTGCGATTACTGCGGCACGGTCCCCGTGCCGGAGGAGGATCTTCCCGTGCTTCTGCCAACTGAGGTGAAGCTGACCGAGAGCGGCAGGTCGCCCCTTGCGGACGATCCCGACTGGCTCTCCGTCCCCTGTCCCAAGTGCGGCAAGCCGGGCCGACGCGAGGCGGACACCATGGATACCTTCATCTGCTCTTCCTGGTACTTCTTCCGCTACTGCTCGGCCCGCGACGACACATCGGTCTTCAACACGGACGAGGCCAACTACTGGATGCCGGTCGACCAGTACATAGGCGGCATAGAGCACGCGTGCCTCCACCTGATCTACGCCCGCTTCTTCACCAAGTTCTTCGCGGACCTGGGGCTGTCCCGCGCGCGCGAGCCCTTCACCAACCTGCTGACCCAGGGCATGGTCATCAAGGATGGGGCCAAGATGTCCAAGTCGCTGGGCAACGTAGTGGACCCCAACGATATAATCAAGGTCCACGGCGCGGACACGGCGAGGCTCTTCATACTGTTCGCCGCCCCGCCCGCCAACGACCTCGACTGGAGCGAGCACGGGGTGGAGGGGGCGCATCGCTTCCTCAACCGGGTGTGGCGGCTGGTGGAGGAGAACCTTCCTCTGTTGAAGGCCGAATGCGCAGGGATCCCGATGAGCGCACTCGAGGACAGAAACCTTCGGGATATGAAGAGAAAGATCCACAGCACGATTCAGACCGTGACCCAGGATATTTCCGGCGAGAAGCAGTTCAACACCGCTGTAGCCCGGCTGATGGAGCTGCTTAACGCCCTGTTGGCCTTCGAGCGCGAGGGGGAGGCGGAGAGGTCGCTTTTCCGCGAGGGAGTGGAGACTCTGCTCGCATGTCTGAACCCGTTCTGCCCTCACATCACGGAGGAACTCTGGGAGATGACGGGGCACGATGAACCGCTGGCGATGTCCCCTTGGCCCGAGGCGGACGAGGATGCGCTGGAGATGGACTCGGTGACGGTGGTCGTCCAGATAAACGGCAAGCTGCGCGAGAGGACGGAGCTCCCGTCGGGATTGTCGAAGGAGGAGCTGCAGGAGAGGGTACTCGCCCTTCCGTCCGTCGTCAGGAGGCTTGAGGGGAAGCAGATTCTGCGCACCGTGGCCGTGCCGGACAGGCTTGTTAACATAGTGGTGAGGAATTAGTGCCCCATCTGAGGGTCATATCGTCAGGCGGCGCCTCCAGCAGAAGGCTTCTGGCCTCCGAGCTGGAGGCGCTCAAGAAAAAGGGACGGGCCCATGCGAGCACTCGCGAAGGTGGCGATTGGCACGAGATAATCTCCGCGGGGCAGACCATGGGGCTGTTCGAGGAGAGGCGGGTCACTGTGGTCGAGTCCGCCGAGAAGCTCGGCCCCTTCCCGGACGAGCTGATAGCGGGCCTCGAGGACGAGGATGCGGTCGAGGTCCTGCTTCTCGTCTACGAGAAGGATCCGGGAAAGACCTTCCCCCCCGCCGCCAAGAAGAAGATGTCGTTCGTCAAGGGGGAGTCGGTCCCATACTGGTCATCCCAGAGGAAAAGATGGCTGCTGGACATAGCGAGAGGGCAGGGGGCGGTGCTCGATGACGCCGCCGCCGCCCTGTTGGTGGAGCTCCTGGACGATCCGGAGGAGGTGCGTACGGAGCTCGACAAGCTGACCGGCTACGCGGACGGCGCCCGCATAGACGCAGACATGGTAAAGCGCCTCTCCTTCGACGAGGGGAGAAACCTGATGCTCAAGTTCCTCGACTCCTTCTGCCAGGGCAGGGCCTCCGACGTGCTGGCCCTCATGGAGCGGTTCAAGAGGGAGCCCTCCGTTCTGCCGCTTCTCACGGGCCTGTACAACAGGATCAGGCCCGCCTTCTACCTCGGGGCTCTCCCTCCCGCCGCGGCCGCCAGGGCCATGAGGGCCCTCAAGATCAACGATTATCCTATCAGGATGGCGAAGGAGGCTCTTCGGCACTACTCGCCAAGCGCCCTGTCCGAGCTCGCCTTCGGACTAGTCGCCCTATCGTGGAGGGAGAAGTCGACCCTCGCGGAGGGATGGCCGGGCTTCGAGGTCCTCGTGTTGAAATGCATGGGCGAAGCGGGAAGCGGGGGATAGGACAAAAAAAAGCTGAACGTTTTGCTCGTTCAGCTGGGTTCCTGGTCTGTCAAAGGGTGTTCCTATTCGGGTTGCTCCACAGCGGAGAGCCCTTTGACCTTCTTGGTGATCATGGATTTTCTTCGCGCCGCCGTGTTTCTGTGCATTACTCCCTTCACGACAGCCTTGTCGATAACGCTCTGGGCGACTGCAAGTTGCGTCAGGGCAAGAGCCTCGTCTCCGCCTTCGACCGCTTTCAGGACTTTTTTAACGGCGTTCTTGCAACGAGTCTTCCAGAACCGATTGTAAAGCCTGTTCCTTTCGTTTGTCCTCATTCGTTTGATCGCTGATTTCGTATTCGGCATGTTGTTCACCTCCTCCCGACACAACCGCGCCATTTTAGCACGGTTTAGGATGCTTATGCAAGAGAGAGCCGGGCGAAATTTTTAGCCTTCCCGGTCTCCGCATCGCAGGGCTCGATTCCGATCTACGCTGGCGATGGTCGGAATAGCAGTGTTTTTGGTGTATTATATTGCGACGCTTGGCAGGATATATGAGAATAGGAGAGAAAAGTGTGAAAAAAAGGCCTGTGATCGATAAGAATGAACTATACAGCCTGCTGCTGGACTTTGTGAGGATTCCAAGCGTGTCTCCGTCGATGGAATTCGAGAACAAGGCGGCCCGGTTTATATACGACAGGCTGGCGCGCTTGCCCTATTTCAGGGAACATCCGGAGGACCTCCGGCTTCTCCCGCTCGAGGACGATCCTTATGAAAGGCACTTTCTCGCCGCCATGGTGCGAAGCCGAAACACGACGGGGAACACGGTGCTCCTGGGAGGACATTTCGACGTCGTGACCGTGGCTTCCTGTGGCGATCTTGCCCATTTCGCCTTCGATCCGGAGGAATACACCGCTCGTCTTGACGCCGATTCCCTTCTGGAAGGGGCAGCGCGGGATCTGGGGAGCGGAGAATGGCTTTTCGGACGTGGCGTGGCCGATATGAAAAGCGGCCTCGCGGCGGGGATCGCCCTCCTGGAAGGAGCGGCGGCGAGCGCCGAGTGGCTTTACTCCAATATCATGCTGATCGCCGTTCCCGACGAGGAGGTGAACTCGACCGGGATGCTCTCGGCAGCTCAGCACCTGGCACGTCTGCAGAGAGACGAAGGGCTGAGATATCTCGGCTTCATAGAGCTGGAACCGACATTTGCCCCGGGAGACGGCGGGGGGCCCGCCATATATCTCGGCACCATCGGGAAGATAAACACCTTCTTCTTCTGCGCCGGGAAGGAGACGCACGTCGGGGAGTATTACGAGGGCTTCGGGGCCTCGCAGGTCCTGTCCCGGATCAACCTTGAGCTTGAAGGAAACCCTCGCTATTCGGATACCTTCGAAGGCGTCATTTATCCCCCCTTCGGCTGCATGCGCCAGTCCGACCTCAGGGATGAGTACTCGGCTACGATCATGTCTCGCGGTTTCTCCTTCTACGGATATTTGACGTCCACTAAACTCCCGGTCGAGATTTTGGAGGAGATAAAAGACGTGGCGAAACGGGCCGTGGCGGACAGCGTTTCTTCACTGGATCGGAATGCGACGGAGTTCGCGCGGTCGAGCGGACGTGAGACGGATTTTCAAAGGTGGAAACCTACCGTCGTCTCATTCCGGGAGCTCGAGGAGACGGTCAGGCAAAAGTTGGGAGGGGAGTTCGACTCGCTGGTCGAGGACACCCTTGCCGCAACGGCCTCCACGGACGATACAAGGATGAAGGCGATAAGGCTCGTCGAAAGATTGTTCGAGGCGGGTGGGCTGAGGCCACCTCTGGTGGTTGTCGGATTCCTGCCTCCGTGGTACCCTCACAGGGCCAATTACAATCTCACCGACGCAGAGCGCGATATGGTGCGTATATCCGGGGAAATCGCGGCCGAGGCTCGTGAGCGGCACGGTATCCAGCTTGAAATCCGCCCGTTTTTCGAGGGCGTCTCGGATCTGAGCTACTGCGGTTTCCAAGGAGATGCCAAGGAGATGGAGGCGTTCGCCCGAAACATGCCGGGTTGGAGAAGGCTTTACAGTTTGCCGACCGAGGCGTTGGGGGAACTGGATATCCCGATCCTTAACTTCGGGCCCGTGGGCAGGGATGCCCATAAAAATACAGAGAGGCTTCACTTGCCCTTCTACCTGGACGTCTACCCGAAGCTGCTGTGCAGTGCGGTGGCAAAGGTGTCGGAGCGGGGCGGTCTCTGACTTAAGCGGGCCGGATACGTGTGCGCCGGCCGGAAATAGGGGGCAGGCTCTATGTTGGTTCCGTCGATGGACTCCGTTTTTGGCCCGGACGGCGTACTCAAGGGAAGATTTCCAGGTTTTGAATACAGAGAGGAGCAGGCCGAGCTGGCAGAGGCGGTCGGCGAGGCTCTGTCCACGGATGAGTCATTCATCCTGGCGGCCGAGGCACCTCCGGGGGTAGGCAAGACCTTCGCCCTGCTGGCCCCAGCCATGCTTCGCGCGGCCGCGACCAATGAGACGATCCTCTTCCTCACGGCCAGCATCCCCCTGCAGGAGCAGCTGATAATAAAGGACCTGCCTCGCCTCAACTCTCTGCTGGGGCTGAGCCTGCCCTTCGGCCTTTTAAAGGGCAAGGGCAACTACGCCTGCCTCTCCAGGGCCGAGGAGGTCTATGAAGGAGAGGACGGACGCCAGGGGTACCTTTCACAAGGCGACGGAGGGCTGGCCTCGATGGAGATCGCGGAATGGTTGAGCAGAACCGTCACAGGCGATCTCTCGGAATTGCCCCTTTCTCCCGATTCTCCGGCCGTGAGCAGGATTGCCGCCTTTCCACGCATGTGCAGGGGGTTTCGGTGCCCCAGGCGAGGTGAGTGCTTCGTGCAGAGGGTCCTGAAGGCGGCGAAGGACTGGCGGGTCGTAGTGGCGAACTACCATCTCTTCTTCTCTTACCTCCTCGCCGCCGGGAAGCCCTTCCCCGTGCATTACGACATCCTGATATGCGACGAGGCCCATCGTCTGAGCGAGGCGGGACGCTCGTCCATGACCGTATCGGCCTCGGACGACGATATGGCGCGGCTGCTGCGCGCCCGTTCTTTCACGGAGGCATTGGCGGATATCGAGAAGGGGGGAAGGGATATCGCTCCGGCCCTCTCTCTCTCCACGGAGATAAGGGAGGAGTCCGCCCGTTTCTTCGAGCTGCTCGACGCTCTTCTGCCCGGAAGGAAGGAGATAATAACCGCACGCAACGAGGAGCTGCTCCAGGGACAGAGGATCCTATCGGGGAAGGTGGCGGACCTTCTGGCCTTTCTCGAACCCTTCCTGACGGGCGATGAAGTCCTGGATGGCGTGGACGACGGTGGACAGCCGGCATGGCTCGAGGAGTGCAGAAGGGCGAAGAGGAGCCTCGCCTGGTGCACGGAGGTGACCGAGTACCCGTCCTGGGCCTACTGGAAGAGTGATAGATCGCTTCACAGTTCGCCCGTATCCCCGGGGGAGGAGCTGTCGGCCGCGCTCTTATCGTCCCCCGCGAAAAAGATGATCTTTATCTCCGCGACCTTGACGATAGGGGAGAGGCTCGACTACTGGAGCAGGGAGACGGGGATAGTTCCCGACAGGCTGTTCGTCTGCGGGTCGCCCTTCGAACTGGCCGAACAGATGGAGATCATAGTCGTCGACACGGGGCTTGACGTCATGAACCCCGCCTACGACGGTACCATATGCAGGGTGGTGGAGAAGCTGGTGGAGGCAAACGGCGGCGCCACCTTGGTGTTGCTGGCCTCCCACAGGCTGTTGCGCAAGGTCGCGGGGGTTCTGAAGGGAAAAAAAAGAGGCTACAGGGTGCTTGTCCAGGGAGAGGGGCCCAGGAGCGATCTGCTTGAGGCGTTCAGAGACGATCCGTCGTCGGTGCTGGTGGGCACTGCCTCCTTCCGCGAGGGAGTGGACATCCCCGGAGAGGGGCTGACCCAGGTCATCATCGATAGGATACCCTTCCCGCATCCCGCGGACCCTCTTGTGCAGGCTCGAAACGCCCTTGAAGGCAGGGAGTCGTTCGCTCGCTCTACCCTTCCGGAGGCGAAGATGCTGCTCAGGCAGGCGGCCGGCAGGCTGATAAGAAGCCGGGATGACCGAGGAAAAGTGGCGATCCTGGACGGCAGGGTTCTGAGCAAGACCGAGTGGAGGATCCCGGCGGCTCTTCCGAAGGTTAAATATCGGCGGCTGGTCGTATCCTCTTGAAGAGTTTGTAACCGGAGAGAGGGCACACTGGGGACGACGACCGGAGCCGCCGGTGTCCTCCGTGCCCCAGTCGCGGGACAGCCGCGGATACGACTGATTGGGATGAAAATCCTGTTGCCCGCGACGAGGGTGTGTGATATAGTATCGAAGCTGAAAAAACGCCGTCCAAGACGGCTTGCTTTTATCGTTGTCAGGAGGTGTCGTCGTTGAAACGTACGTTCCAGCCGCATAACAGGCCGAGAAAAAGGAAGATGGGTTTTCTCGCCAGATCGAGTTCGCCCGCGGGCCGTCGCATACTCCGGAACCGCAGGAGAAAGGGCCGCTCCAGACTGGCCGTGTAGCCTTTGAGGTTCTTCTTCCCTCAGTCTTCTCGCCTGAAAAGAGGGTGGGAGTTCGACGTTGTCATCCGCACCGGTGGTCTGCTGAGAGGCGAACTGGTGCGGTTGTCGTTTGTGAAAGGCGTGGAGGGCAAAATCAGAGTGGGCATGGCTGTGGGAAAGAGGCAGGGAAAGTCTCACGAGAGGAACAGAGGGCGAAGGATGCTCAGGGAGGCCTTTCGCAGGCTGTTGCCTTGGATGCGCGACGACGTGTGGATCGTGGCTCGCCTGAGCCGTGCGGGCATGAAATCCGGGGCCAGGGAGATCTACGAGGAGCTGTCAAGGCTTCTGGCAAAGGGCGGATTTATGCTTCCTGAATGGCCGGGTCCGAACTGGGACGATCCCTCGAAAGGCGTGGCGGAGCAATGACGCCGGCCTCGTGGACCGGAGTGAAGCTCATCAGGGGCTACCAGCTTTTTATCTCCCCCCTGCTAGGACATAACTGCAGGTTTCATCCGACGTGTTCGCAGTACGCGATCGACGCCCTGACCATGCATGGCTTCTTCAAGGGCTCGTATTACGCCCTTATAAGGCTTTTCAAGTGCGCCCCATGGCACCCCGGAGGATACGACCCAGTACCGCCGGTGCCTGAAGATTCGGGGCTTAATCGTACGAGGACGGTGATTTAAGGTGGGTGCTATTTGGAAGTTGGGTGGAGACCTTATGATGAGGCTGATGGAGTTCGTTCACGGCTTCACCGGGTCTTGGGGATTTGCGATAATTGTCCTCACTCTGATCGTTCGGTTGCTTCTGCATCCTCTGACGAGAAAGCAGATGGACAGCATGCAGAAGATGCAGAAGTTGCAGCCCCGTATCAAGATGCTGCAGGAGAAGTACAAGGACGACAAGGAGGCCCTTAACAGGGAGATGATGGCGCTCTACAAGGAGAACAAGGTCAACCCGGCCGCGGGATGCCTTCCTCTGCTGGTGCAGCTGCCGGTCTTCATTCTGCTGTACCGGGTGCTTACAAACTACGATTTTTCCGGAGTCTCCTTCCTGTGGATACAGCTTGACGGCTCGGTACTTACCACCCTGGCCGAGGCGCTCAAGATGACGGTCGAGAAGGAGCAGCTAGGCATAATCGCCGTCATCTACGGGATAATGGCAAATCCCTACGCCCTGATCAACATCGGGGTCTATCTGCCGAACCTCCTTCTGCTTCTCGCAATAGGCTTCCTCACATGGTATCAGCAACAGCTCACCTCCAGCGGCAACCCGCAGATGTCCACGATGAACTGGTTCATGCCGCTCTTCCTGACATTCATCTGCCTCAGCCTGCCCGGCGGCGTGCTTCTTTACTGGGGAGTCTCGTCGCTTCTGGGAGTGTTGCAACAGCTGAGCACCGCGAGACGGACCAAGTTGGAGATGCAGCAGAAGCCCACCCTGCTCAGGGACAAACCGACCAAGAGCGGAGACTAGCCCGCGCAGCTTGGAGACCGAGAGAGGTTCGATAGGCACCGGAGTCCTCGTTGAGTCCGCAAGTCAGTGTCTTTTGGGAAATGGAAGGAGGATTATAGTGACCGAAAATATTCTTGTTCTGGACGTGGCCTCCGTCGAGGAGGCCAGAAGGAGCGCGGCCGAGACTTGGGAGCTCG of Synergistaceae bacterium contains these proteins:
- a CDS encoding M20/M25/M40 family metallo-hydrolase encodes the protein MKKRPVIDKNELYSLLLDFVRIPSVSPSMEFENKAARFIYDRLARLPYFREHPEDLRLLPLEDDPYERHFLAAMVRSRNTTGNTVLLGGHFDVVTVASCGDLAHFAFDPEEYTARLDADSLLEGAARDLGSGEWLFGRGVADMKSGLAAGIALLEGAAASAEWLYSNIMLIAVPDEEVNSTGMLSAAQHLARLQRDEGLRYLGFIELEPTFAPGDGGGPAIYLGTIGKINTFFFCAGKETHVGEYYEGFGASQVLSRINLELEGNPRYSDTFEGVIYPPFGCMRQSDLRDEYSATIMSRGFSFYGYLTSTKLPVEILEEIKDVAKRAVADSVSSLDRNATEFARSSGRETDFQRWKPTVVSFRELEETVRQKLGGEFDSLVEDTLAATASTDDTRMKAIRLVERLFEAGGLRPPLVVVGFLPPWYPHRANYNLTDAERDMVRISGEIAAEARERHGIQLEIRPFFEGVSDLSYCGFQGDAKEMEAFARNMPGWRRLYSLPTEALGELDIPILNFGPVGRDAHKNTERLHLPFYLDVYPKLLCSAVAKVSERGGL
- a CDS encoding ATP-dependent DNA helicase, which produces MLVPSMDSVFGPDGVLKGRFPGFEYREEQAELAEAVGEALSTDESFILAAEAPPGVGKTFALLAPAMLRAAATNETILFLTASIPLQEQLIIKDLPRLNSLLGLSLPFGLLKGKGNYACLSRAEEVYEGEDGRQGYLSQGDGGLASMEIAEWLSRTVTGDLSELPLSPDSPAVSRIAAFPRMCRGFRCPRRGECFVQRVLKAAKDWRVVVANYHLFFSYLLAAGKPFPVHYDILICDEAHRLSEAGRSSMTVSASDDDMARLLRARSFTEALADIEKGGRDIAPALSLSTEIREESARFFELLDALLPGRKEIITARNEELLQGQRILSGKVADLLAFLEPFLTGDEVLDGVDDGGQPAWLEECRRAKRSLAWCTEVTEYPSWAYWKSDRSLHSSPVSPGEELSAALLSSPAKKMIFISATLTIGERLDYWSRETGIVPDRLFVCGSPFELAEQMEIIVVDTGLDVMNPAYDGTICRVVEKLVEANGGATLVLLASHRLLRKVAGVLKGKKRGYRVLVQGEGPRSDLLEAFRDDPSSVLVGTASFREGVDIPGEGLTQVIIDRIPFPHPADPLVQARNALEGRESFARSTLPEAKMLLRQAAGRLIRSRDDRGKVAILDGRVLSKTEWRIPAALPKVKYRRLVVSS
- the rpmH gene encoding 50S ribosomal protein L34; this encodes MKRTFQPHNRPRKRKMGFLARSSSPAGRRILRNRRRKGRSRLAV
- a CDS encoding ribonuclease P protein component yields the protein MRFFFPQSSRLKRGWEFDVVIRTGGLLRGELVRLSFVKGVEGKIRVGMAVGKRQGKSHERNRGRRMLREAFRRLLPWMRDDVWIVARLSRAGMKSGAREIYEELSRLLAKGGFMLPEWPGPNWDDPSKGVAEQ
- the yidD gene encoding membrane protein insertion efficiency factor YidD, whose product is MTPASWTGVKLIRGYQLFISPLLGHNCRFHPTCSQYAIDALTMHGFFKGSYYALIRLFKCAPWHPGGYDPVPPVPEDSGLNRTRTVI
- a CDS encoding membrane protein insertase YidC, with the translated sequence MRLMEFVHGFTGSWGFAIIVLTLIVRLLLHPLTRKQMDSMQKMQKLQPRIKMLQEKYKDDKEALNREMMALYKENKVNPAAGCLPLLVQLPVFILLYRVLTNYDFSGVSFLWIQLDGSVLTTLAEALKMTVEKEQLGIIAVIYGIMANPYALINIGVYLPNLLLLLAIGFLTWYQQQLTSSGNPQMSTMNWFMPLFLTFICLSLPGGVLLYWGVSSLLGVLQQLSTARRTKLEMQQKPTLLRDKPTKSGD